Proteins from one Homalodisca vitripennis isolate AUS2020 chromosome 3, UT_GWSS_2.1, whole genome shotgun sequence genomic window:
- the LOC124357920 gene encoding putative nuclease HARBI1: protein MDANAVVALCGGFVCLEEKKRKVRKIWCKNWLKNRNQFSHMSLLQELASNEPNDYKNYLRMTEDCFEDILRRISPDIVKQNSILREPISCKERLAATLQFLASGRTYENLKFSCAISPQSLGKIIPETCTAIYNALREEYLHLPENESDWMNIATDFKKYWQVENCVGALDGKHIAILQPPGSGSYFFNYKGFFSVVLLAVVNANYEFMYVNCGVNGRVSDGGVLFETDFGQQLENGQLNLPSPTTFPNNRDVCLPFVFLGDEAFPLKENLMKPYPNKGITHDERIFNYRICRGRRVVENAFGILANRFQVLQTTIRTSLETTEVIILACCALHNYLRRKSSTYLTPSSVDWENTETAVLTEGEWRKNVRQLLGMKQRNRSGKETSLAEPIRKYYRDFYNNEGQVEFQERMINRR, encoded by the exons ATGGATGCAAACGCTGTGGTGGCCCTTTGTGGGGGTTTCGTTTGTTTGGAGGAGAAAAAACGCAAGGTACGTAAAATATGGTGCAAGAATTGGCTTAAAAATAGGAACCAGTTTAGCCACATGTCACTGTTGCAAGAATTAGCATCAAATGAAccaaatgattataaaaattacctGAGGATGACTGAAGATTGTTTCGAAGACATTCTTAGACGTATTTCTCCAGATATTGTGAAACAGAATAGTATTTTGAGGGAGCCGATCAGCTGTAAAGAGCGCCTTGCAGCGACACTTCAGTTTTTAGCAAGTGGCAGAACCTATGAAAACCTAAAGTTTAGCTGCGCCATTTCGCCTCAGTCGCTGGGAAAAATCATACCAGAAACCTGCACTGCAATTTATAATGCTCTACGTGAGGAATACCTGCAC ttgCCTGAGAATGAAAGCGACTGGATGAATATTgctacagattttaaaaaatactggcAAGTAGAAAACTGCGTGGGGGCTCTTGATGGAAAGCATATTGCCATCCTTCAACCTCCTGGAAGTGGTTCGTATTTCTTCAATTACAAAGGTTTCTTCAGCGTTGTATTATTGGCTGTGGTAAACGCAAACTATGAATTTATGTACGTAAATTGTGGAGTGAATGGACGGGTGTCTGACGGGGGAGTTCTCTTTGAAACCGATTTTGGGCAACAGTTGGAAAACGGCCAGTTGAATTTGCCATCACCAACGACCTTTCCAAACAACAGAGATGTAtgtttaccttttgtttttttgggaGATGAAGCTTTCCCCTTAAAAGAAAACCTAATGAAGCCATACCCTAATAAGGGAATCACCCACGATGAAAGGATTTTCAACTATCGTATTTGCCGTGGAAGAAGAGTTGTTGAAAATGCCTTCGGCATTTTAGCAAATAGGTTCCAAGTATTGCAAACAACAATCAGGACGAGCTTGGAAACCACTGAAGTTATTATTTTAGCTTGCTGCGCACTCCACAATTATTTACGAAGGAAAAGCTCAACTTATTTGACGCCTAGTTCGGTAGACTGGGAAAACACGGAAACTGCAGTTCTCACTGAAGGCGAATGGAGGAAGAATGTTCGCCAACTTTTAGGCATGAAGCAACGCAATCGGTCCGGGAAAGAAACATCACTGGCTGAACCAATCCGAAAATACTACAGGGACTTCTACAACAACGAGGGACAAGTAGAGTTTCAAGAGCGCATGATAAATCGCCGCTAA